A window of Ranitomeya variabilis isolate aRanVar5 chromosome 2, aRanVar5.hap1, whole genome shotgun sequence contains these coding sequences:
- the LOC143808961 gene encoding uncharacterized protein LOC143808961: protein MTQRYPSSPGRSRKRPRLDLDQDDEEVLSKEESDGRSSDQEEGELPLEEQDQGRKFLFHVEETEDLVQAVRNTMQMKEEPRPKSRQDLMFGGLTSQRQTVFPVSDHLKQMILQEWKDAERRLIVSREFKSRLPFDPEDIKAWEEIPKIDVPIAKVTKKTAIPFEDSSSLRDAMDRKADILLRRSKVFGQALDDILESASDNKKGFPEEKTKKFQPFRKRPPPRSSYKFKQPDYREQWRPSRGSYRGAYSQNRRGRNSLYRGQAQSLSGQLERSDKKCLCPKNHFRGLQDRAHIPSTTEVYPTYQGGKRFTNVHRHSEVVQFSSYSAGPHNRNSQRSLLFTILNPKAIRGNTHNNKLKTIERLCKIQKIQNGINKNNGPSHRQRCGNVYARPKKCVSSGSNPCNISGASEVFCKVSGPNLPPSISRSPVRPGVSTEDIYKIGGGSGGILKKRRNYNNSLSGRFSAGSQNKKHLNPTQRSSHCSPKISRLGRESRKISHETRISEGIFGSSSRCHHKTILFAKRKTGVNKSINHGIHKAPGHYKISHEGLREDDSLYHLRKVGTGSLKIATGSGSLGMGSTSVITGQSNPPIKGSKKVIALVDTIQQPKSGGSMDLYPVCGDHYGCQPVGLGSPSRRIIRPGQMAKGYQSKIFKLQRALRYLGSSKKESLPFKKPTCENLNGQHDSSILHKTPRRSQIQTTSGIGTENIFLGRKHSPVNHSSPLRRISKRPGRLFEQERSLSHRMGIKPRNLSPIMSSLGDSQDRSIRYKKKFEGGQILFPQPYGHTRSSRRLESNMGRTTILCFSPNSTHSEGPQEDSGRPSNSSDDSTILAKKELVSVVRSHGDGQSSQSSSMEGHDSSRTSVTSKPGTIAPFSMDPERDILKSRGLSDEVISTIQASRKPYKFQHLAHFWIIH, encoded by the exons ATGACACAGCGGTACCCCTCCAGCCCAGGTCGGAGCCGTAAAAGGCCACGGTTGGATCTGGACCAAGATGATGAGGAAGTGCTTTCTAAAGAAGAATCTGATGGTAGAAGTTCGGATCAAGAAGAAGGAGAACTACCATTAGAGGAACAGGATCAAGGAAGAAAATTTCTATTCCACGTGGAAGAGACGGAAGATCTAGTGCAGGCGGTGAGAAATACAATGCAGATGAAAGAAGAACCGCGGCCGAAATCCAGACAAGATTTGATGTTTGGAGGACTGACATCACAAAGACAGACGGTATTCCCTGTGAGTGATCACCTCAAACAGATGATATTACAAGAATGGAAAGATGCTGAACGTAGACTGATAGTATCGCGAGAATTTAAAAGTCGTCTACCATTTGATCCGGAAGACATCAAGGCATGGGAGGAAATTCCGAAGATCGACGTGCCTATAGCCAAAGTTACTAAAAAAACGGCTATTCCATTCGAGGACTCTTCTAGTCTCAGAGACGCTATGGACCGCAAAGCAGATATTCTGTTGCGCC GGTCCAAGGTATTTGGACAAGCATTAGACGATATTCTGGAATCCGCATcagataataaaaaaggttttcctGAGGAAAAAACGAAAAAATTCCAGCCATTTCGGAAGAGACCTCCACCTCGAAGTTCCTATAAATTCAAGCAGCCGGATTATAGAGAACAGTGGAGACCCAGCAGAGGTTCCTATAGAGGTGCCTATTCTCAGAACCGAAGGGGAAGAAACTCCCT gtatagggggcaggcTCAGTCTCTTTCTGGACAACTGGAAAGAAGTGACAAAAAATGCCTATGTCCTAAAAATCATTTCAGAGGGTTACAGGATAGAGCTCATATCCCCAGCACCACAGAGGTGTATCCCACCTACCAAGGTGGCAAAAGATTCACCAATGTTCATAGACATTCTGAAGTTGTTCAGTTCTCAAGTTATAGTGCGGGTCCCCACaacagaaatagccagaggtcactactcttcactATTCTCAATCCCAAAGCCATCAGGGGAAACACGCACaataataaacttaaaaccattgaacgtctatgtaaaatacaaaagattcagaatggaatcaataaaaacaacggtccatctcatagacaaagatgcggtaatgtgtacgctcgacctaaaaagtgcgtatcatcaggttccaatccatgcaacatctcaggagcttctgaggttttctgtaaagtttccggaccaaacctgccaccttcAATTTCAAGGTCTCCCGTTCGGCCTGGCGTCAGCACCGAGGATATTTACAAAATTGGTGGCGGAAGTGGTGGCATACTTAAGAAacgaaggaattacaataattccttatctggacgattttctgctGGTAGCCAGAACAAGAAACATCTTAATCCTACACAGAGATCGAGCCATTGCAGTCCTAAAATATCTAGGTTGGGTCGTGAATcaagaaaaatctcacatgaaacccgaatctcggaaggtatttttgggagttcttctAGATGCCACCACAAGACAATCCTTTTTGCCAAGAGAAAAACAGGTGTCAATAAGAGCATTAATCATGGAATTCATAAAGCACCAGGTCACTATAAGATCAGCCATGAAGGTCTTAGGGAAGATGACAGCCTGTATCACTTGCGTAAGGTGGGCACAGGCTCACTCAAGATTGCTACAGGATCAGGTTCTCTCGGCATGGGATCGACGTCAGTCATCACTGGACAGAGTAATCCACCTATCAAAGGCAGTAAAAAAGTCATTGCACTGGTGGACACAATACAGCAACCTAAGAGTGGGGGTTCCATGGACCTGTACCCCGTGTGTGGTGATCACTACGGATGCCAGCcagtggggttggggagcccatctAGAAGGATCATTCGTCCAGGGCAGATGGCCAAAGGATATCAGTCGAAGATCTTCAAACTACAGAGAGCTTTACGCTATTTGGGAAGCTCTAAGAAGGAATCACTCCCGTTTAAAAAACCAACATGTGAAAATCTTAACGGACAACATGACAGCAGTATCCTTcataagacaccaaggaggtcccagatacaaaccacttcaggaattggcacggaaaatatttttttgggcagaaaaCACAGTCCGGTCAATCACAGCAGTCCACTTAGAAGGATCTCAAAACGTCCTGGCCGATTATTTGAGCAGGAAAGAAGTCTGTCCCACAGAATGGGAATTAAACCAAGAAATCTTTCACCAATTAtgtcatcgctgggggactcccaggatagatctattcgctacaagaaaaaattcgaaggtggccagattctattccctcaaccctatggacataccagaagcagtcgacgccttgagtcaaacatgggtcgaaccactatcctatgcttttcccccaatagcactcattccgagggtcctcaggaagattcaggaagaccaagcaacagttctgatgatagtaccattctggccaagaaggagctggtttccgTTGTTAGGAGCCATGGCGATGGACAGTCCAGTCAGTCTTCCTCTATGGAAGGACATGATTCATCAAGGACCAGTGTTACATCAAAACCCGGAACGATTGcacctttcagcatggatcctgagagggacatcctGAAATCGCGAGGGTTATCTGATGAAGTCATCTCAACGATCCAAGCTAGTCGTAAACCA TACAAATTTCAGCACTTAGCACATTTCTGGATTATCCATTAG